Genomic segment of Methanobrevibacter sp.:
GATGTTTATGATGGTGAAGAGTTTAAAGGTATAATTTTCACAATTTATGATATTACTGATATAAAACATAATGAAGCTAAAATTATTGAAGTTGAATCTCAATTTTTAGAACAGAATAAATTGCTTGCTGAAAAATATGATGGCATTGTGGACATTTTACAGGATGTTAACCATAGAATTAAAATTAATTTAGATTTATTGTTTGCTTTAATCAATGCTGCTAAACGTTATGATAAAGATGTGGATTTGATTGTAGATAATTTAATAAAGCATATATCTTTAATGTCATCTATATATGAAAATACGTATCAAAATAATTATTTCTCATTAGTTAATCTTTCAGATTTCATTAGGAATGTAATGCATTTGTATGATGCAGGTGATGTGGAGATTATTTATGATTTGGATGATGATATCAACATATCTATTGAAATTTTAACTCCTTTGAGTTTAATTCTAAATGAATTACTTTCAAATGCATTTAAACATGGATTATCTGGTTCTAGAGATGATAAACAATTGCAGTTAACTCTTAAAAAAGCTTCTTCAAATTCAATATACATGATAATTAAAGATAATGGTAAAGGTTTGCCTGATGATGTAAATATTTATAATTACTCTTCATTGGATTTGCTATTTCATA
This window contains:
- a CDS encoding sensor histidine kinase, which codes for MKYFNTDILTLIDYYTRERYIDFKYPSSENWYQMFKNDVYDGEEFKGIIFTIYDITDIKHNEAKIIEVESQFLEQNKLLAEKYDGIVDILQDVNHRIKINLDLLFALINAAKRYDKDVDLIVDNLIKHISLMSSIYENTYQNNYFSLVNLSDFIRNVMHLYDAGDVEIIYDLDDDINISIEILTPLSLILNELLSNAFKHGLSGSRDDKQLQLTLKKASSNSIYMIIKDNGKGLPDDVNIYNYSSLDLLFHMR